A part of Halobacillus shinanisalinarum genomic DNA contains:
- a CDS encoding MIP/aquaporin family protein, producing MSEFVAELIGTMILVILGCGVVGGVVLKDTKAEGAGWVVITIGWGLAVTMGVYAVGSFTGAHINPAVTLGFAAAGEFPWAKVPLYISAQLIGGIIGAVIVFFNYLPHWKKTKDQGAKLGVFATDPAVRSPFSNLVSEIVGTFVLVMGLMFIGANDFTEGLNPLIVGALIVAIGMSLGGATGYAINPARDLGPRIAHALLPIPGKGGSDWGYAWIPIVGPVLGGIYGAVFYRALFLGEFTVVFWILSVVMAVILIGAARSELKKGETMADKIEEKVV from the coding sequence ATGTCGGAATTTGTTGCTGAACTTATTGGTACGATGATCCTTGTCATTTTGGGTTGTGGAGTTGTCGGTGGAGTCGTATTAAAAGACACTAAGGCTGAAGGGGCAGGCTGGGTCGTGATTACGATTGGATGGGGGCTGGCCGTTACAATGGGTGTTTATGCTGTTGGAAGCTTTACTGGTGCCCATATTAATCCGGCTGTAACACTCGGCTTTGCTGCAGCAGGGGAGTTTCCTTGGGCAAAAGTTCCATTATACATTAGTGCCCAGCTGATCGGTGGCATTATTGGGGCGGTGATTGTATTTTTCAATTACTTGCCGCACTGGAAAAAAACGAAGGATCAGGGAGCGAAACTTGGTGTATTTGCTACAGATCCAGCTGTGCGCAGTCCTTTTTCAAACTTAGTTAGTGAAATAGTTGGTACGTTTGTTCTGGTAATGGGTCTAATGTTCATTGGTGCGAATGACTTTACAGAAGGGTTGAATCCCTTAATTGTTGGTGCCCTAATTGTAGCGATCGGCATGTCACTAGGTGGAGCAACGGGATATGCGATTAACCCAGCACGTGACCTCGGTCCGCGAATTGCCCATGCTCTACTTCCTATTCCAGGAAAAGGGGGATCGGATTGGGGATATGCCTGGATTCCGATAGTTGGTCCCGTATTAGGAGGGATCTATGGTGCTGTATTTTACCGTGCCTTATTCTTAGGGGAATTTACAGTTGTGTTTTGGATCTTAAGCGTGGTCATGGCAGTGATCTTGATTGGTGCAGCCAGATCTGAACTGAAAAAAGGTGAAACTATGGCAGATAAGATTGAAGAAAAAGTAGTCTAA
- the ilvD gene encoding dihydroxy-acid dehydratase — protein MDEKKDLRIRSKVISEGVNRVPNRSMLRAVGFKDEDFKKPMIGIASTWSEVTPCNVHIDDLAKEAKQGAADNGGAPMIFNTITVSDGIAMGHEGMHYSLPSREIIADSIETVTNAERLDGVVAIGGCDKTTPGCVMAIGRLNIPSVYVYGGTIQPGKLDGKDIDIVSSFEAVGQYHEGTINDDQLHKVECHACPGAGACGGMYTANTMAAAVEALGMSIPGSSSTPAVNDYKEQECKQAGEMVVELLEKGIYPRDIMTKKAFENAITVVMALGGSTNALLHLTAMAHSAGVDLSLDDFERVRQNVPHIADMKPSGKYVMQDLYESGGVPAVMKLLLEHDLLHGDCLTVTGKTLAENLAEADPLKEGQKVIVPFDEPIKPNGPLVLLKGNLAPEGAVAKMSGQKISRFEGPARVFDSEAEATTAIVEDQVKEGDVVIIRNVGPKGGPGMPEMLSITSMIVGKGLGGKVALLTDGRFSGGSHGFVIGHVAPEAFVGGPVGLLKEGDKIMIDSDTQQINFDVTDEELEQRKKEWVKPEPRHRTGMLAKYARLVSSSAKGAVTDLDLE, from the coding sequence ATGGATGAAAAAAAAGATTTGCGTATCCGCAGTAAAGTGATCAGTGAAGGGGTAAACCGTGTTCCTAACCGTTCCATGTTGCGAGCAGTCGGCTTTAAGGATGAAGATTTTAAAAAGCCGATGATTGGTATTGCCAGCACATGGAGTGAAGTTACTCCTTGTAACGTACATATTGATGACTTGGCGAAAGAGGCTAAGCAAGGAGCGGCTGACAACGGCGGAGCTCCGATGATCTTTAACACGATTACGGTCTCTGATGGGATTGCGATGGGACATGAAGGAATGCATTATTCACTGCCAAGTCGGGAAATCATTGCCGATTCGATCGAAACAGTTACGAATGCAGAACGATTGGACGGGGTTGTAGCCATTGGCGGCTGTGACAAGACTACGCCGGGTTGTGTAATGGCCATCGGGCGCTTGAATATTCCTTCCGTCTATGTCTATGGGGGAACGATCCAGCCCGGTAAGTTGGATGGTAAGGATATCGACATCGTCTCTTCCTTCGAAGCTGTCGGCCAGTATCATGAAGGAACGATCAATGATGATCAACTTCATAAAGTAGAATGTCATGCCTGTCCGGGCGCTGGAGCATGTGGTGGGATGTACACAGCCAATACGATGGCCGCGGCGGTAGAAGCTTTAGGAATGAGCATTCCAGGTTCATCTTCTACGCCAGCCGTGAATGATTATAAGGAACAAGAATGTAAACAAGCAGGTGAAATGGTTGTTGAGCTTCTTGAAAAAGGGATCTACCCTCGTGACATTATGACTAAGAAAGCTTTTGAAAATGCAATAACCGTAGTGATGGCTCTTGGCGGGTCAACGAATGCGCTGCTTCATTTAACGGCAATGGCGCATTCAGCAGGGGTTGATCTTTCCCTTGATGACTTTGAAAGAGTACGTCAAAATGTTCCCCACATTGCCGACATGAAACCGAGCGGGAAATATGTTATGCAAGATTTATATGAAAGCGGTGGTGTCCCTGCCGTAATGAAGCTGCTACTTGAGCACGATTTGCTGCATGGTGATTGCTTAACGGTGACTGGAAAAACTTTAGCTGAAAATCTTGCTGAAGCAGACCCATTAAAAGAGGGGCAAAAAGTGATCGTACCGTTCGATGAACCGATCAAACCGAACGGCCCACTTGTTTTGCTAAAAGGTAATCTTGCGCCTGAAGGGGCAGTTGCAAAGATGTCTGGTCAAAAGATCAGCCGTTTTGAAGGGCCGGCACGTGTTTTTGATAGTGAAGCAGAGGCGACAACGGCAATTGTTGAAGATCAAGTGAAGGAAGGCGATGTCGTCATCATCCGTAACGTTGGTCCAAAAGGTGGGCCCGGAATGCCGGAGATGCTGTCGATCACATCGATGATTGTCGGAAAAGGTCTCGGGGGGAAAGTAGCTCTATTAACGGACGGGCGATTCTCAGGGGGTTCCCATGGATTTGTGATTGGACATGTCGCCCCTGAAGCGTTCGTTGGTGGTCCAGTCGGGCTTCTAAAAGAGGGTGACAAGATTATGATCGATAGTGATACACAACAAATTAATTTTGACGTAACGGATGAAGAATTGGAGCAGCGTAAGAAGGAATGGGTCAAACCCGAGCCGAGGCATAGGACAGGTATGTTGGCAAAGTATGCGCGTCTTGTTTCCTCGTCTGCAAAAGGTGCTGTTACTGATCTTGATCTAGAATAA
- a CDS encoding aspartate aminotransferase family protein codes for MQTQAKETNQSLLKTQEVRESNARSYPRRIPIAIDQAKGIYVTDMDGKRYYDCLAGAGTLALGHNHPTVVEAMEVMLKSEKPLHTLDLTTPVKETFVSELFSALPEGFAEKAKIQFCGPTGGDAIEAAMKLVKTATGRSGILSFHGGYHGSTHGTMAISGTLGPKENVQGLMPNTHFLPYPYAYRCPFGVGGEESHQLSSRYIENMLDDPESGILPPAAMILEVVQGEGGSVPANVEWLKEMRRITRERGIPLIIDEIQTGIGRTGKFFAFEHADIVPDVIVLSKAIGGSLPLSVVIYDKELDKWAPGAHIGTFRGNQLAMAAGTATIKYIKENHLAAHAEAMGERLINKLGNMQEKVPELGDVRGRGLMVGIEMIDPTKKQASNGSYPANPDLASAIQRHCLERGLIVEVGGRHGSVIRMLPPLIITKDQIDEVAVIMRESITTALEMR; via the coding sequence ATGCAGACTCAAGCGAAGGAAACGAATCAGTCATTATTAAAGACACAAGAGGTAAGAGAATCCAATGCTCGCTCATACCCGCGCAGGATTCCGATAGCAATCGATCAGGCAAAAGGAATTTATGTTACAGATATGGATGGAAAACGGTACTATGACTGTTTAGCAGGAGCGGGCACATTAGCTCTCGGGCATAATCATCCCACCGTAGTGGAAGCCATGGAAGTTATGTTAAAAAGTGAAAAACCTTTACACACACTCGATCTGACAACACCTGTAAAAGAAACATTCGTAAGTGAGTTATTTTCTGCGCTGCCAGAGGGGTTTGCTGAAAAAGCTAAAATTCAATTCTGCGGTCCTACAGGTGGGGATGCGATCGAGGCAGCTATGAAACTAGTAAAAACAGCAACAGGCAGGAGTGGCATTCTATCTTTTCATGGGGGTTACCACGGGTCTACACATGGAACGATGGCGATTAGTGGAACCTTAGGGCCAAAGGAAAACGTTCAGGGACTAATGCCTAATACGCACTTTTTACCCTATCCCTACGCTTATCGCTGCCCATTTGGTGTAGGAGGGGAAGAAAGCCACCAGTTAAGCAGCCGGTATATTGAGAACATGTTAGATGATCCTGAGAGTGGAATCCTGCCGCCTGCAGCTATGATCTTAGAAGTCGTTCAAGGTGAAGGCGGATCGGTTCCTGCGAATGTTGAGTGGTTGAAAGAAATGAGACGGATAACAAGAGAAAGAGGAATACCGCTCATTATCGATGAGATACAAACAGGTATCGGCCGGACAGGGAAGTTCTTCGCTTTCGAACACGCAGATATCGTACCTGACGTTATTGTTTTATCCAAAGCTATAGGAGGCAGCTTGCCGTTATCCGTAGTTATTTATGATAAAGAGTTGGATAAATGGGCTCCAGGTGCTCATATTGGCACGTTTAGAGGAAATCAATTGGCTATGGCAGCGGGTACCGCAACGATCAAATATATTAAAGAGAATCATTTGGCAGCACACGCGGAAGCGATGGGGGAACGATTGATAAACAAGTTAGGTAATATGCAAGAAAAAGTTCCTGAATTAGGAGACGTTAGGGGCAGAGGATTGATGGTTGGGATTGAAATGATCGACCCGACGAAGAAGCAAGCCAGCAATGGAAGCTATCCTGCTAACCCAGACTTGGCCAGTGCGATTCAACGCCATTGCCTTGAGCGGGGATTGATCGTGGAGGTAGGAGGGAGACATGGAAGTGTTATTCGAATGTTACCTCCATTAATCATCACTAAAGACCAAATTGATGAAGTGGCGGTTATTATGCGTGAATCTATTACAACTGCACTAGAAATGAGGTAG
- a CDS encoding pyridoxal phosphate-dependent decarboxylase family protein: MESIHQTKDNKPFEDLFFHKGPKGIKAYEDVVKQVSTKLIDIYSNVNQPYVGKKSEEIRKEIQGSLHSTKQEESLSDFLEAIDVPILRNSLHVTHEKSVAHLHCPPLLPGIAAEMMISLLNQSMDSWEQSTAATYVEQEMISWLTKRFGLPAEADGVFSSGGSQSNYMGLLLARDSFCEQHWGCNVQEHGLPEGFKKMKILCSEEAHFTVQKSASQLGLGADAVVTVKTDHHHRLSIPHLYEALRVLSDEGSLPFALVGTCGTTDFGSIDPLDELAEVAHSNGLWLHVDAAFGGALILSHTHAYKLNGIQLADSITVDFHKLFYQPISCGAFLVNDRRSFNYTNHHADYLNPESDEAEGIVNLVNKSIVTTRRFDAFKIFASLKIVGTDQFREMIDHTFSLAKRSAHLIDRLELFNVLNVNPELNTIIFRFQPGDVPEDELNTLNHSIQQRLLHEGTAVIAKTKVQKATYLKFTLLNPRTQIQDIHSIVKDIELLGLKELEKRRIIQ, translated from the coding sequence GTGGAATCCATACATCAAACGAAGGATAATAAACCATTCGAGGACCTTTTTTTTCATAAAGGTCCTAAAGGAATAAAAGCTTATGAAGATGTCGTGAAACAAGTATCAACTAAGCTCATTGATATTTACTCTAATGTTAATCAGCCATACGTCGGTAAGAAGTCTGAGGAAATCAGAAAAGAAATACAAGGCTCATTGCATTCAACTAAGCAAGAGGAATCGTTAAGTGATTTCTTAGAGGCAATAGATGTTCCTATTTTAAGAAACAGCCTTCATGTAACTCATGAGAAGAGTGTCGCCCATTTACATTGTCCCCCACTGCTCCCAGGGATAGCAGCAGAAATGATGATCAGTTTACTTAATCAGTCCATGGATTCATGGGAGCAAAGTACAGCAGCAACGTATGTAGAACAAGAAATGATTTCATGGTTAACGAAACGATTTGGGCTTCCTGCTGAAGCAGATGGAGTATTTTCAAGCGGCGGCAGCCAATCCAATTATATGGGTCTCCTATTAGCCAGGGATTCCTTTTGTGAACAGCACTGGGGCTGCAATGTACAAGAGCATGGGTTACCTGAAGGGTTTAAAAAGATGAAGATTCTATGCTCTGAGGAGGCCCACTTTACTGTCCAGAAATCCGCTTCGCAGCTAGGGTTAGGAGCAGATGCGGTCGTAACAGTAAAGACAGATCATCATCACAGGCTTAGTATTCCTCATTTATATGAAGCATTACGTGTGTTAAGTGACGAAGGTTCTTTGCCGTTTGCTTTAGTTGGTACTTGCGGGACGACGGATTTTGGCAGCATTGATCCACTTGATGAACTGGCTGAGGTGGCTCACTCGAATGGGTTATGGCTTCACGTTGATGCTGCGTTTGGCGGGGCGTTGATATTAAGCCATACTCATGCCTATAAATTAAATGGAATTCAATTGGCAGATTCAATTACAGTCGATTTTCACAAATTATTTTATCAGCCGATTAGTTGTGGGGCTTTTCTAGTCAATGATAGACGTTCATTTAACTATACGAATCATCATGCGGACTATTTAAATCCTGAATCAGATGAAGCAGAAGGAATTGTCAATCTAGTAAACAAATCTATTGTGACTACAAGAAGATTTGATGCGTTTAAAATTTTTGCCTCCTTAAAAATTGTCGGTACAGATCAGTTCCGAGAAATGATTGATCACACTTTTTCACTTGCAAAAAGATCCGCACACCTTATCGATAGATTAGAGCTATTTAACGTATTAAATGTAAATCCAGAGTTAAATACGATCATCTTCCGTTTTCAACCTGGAGATGTTCCTGAAGATGAACTGAACACATTAAATCATTCTATCCAGCAACGATTGCTGCATGAAGGAACAGCTGTTATTGCAAAAACTAAAGTTCAAAAAGCTACGTATCTGAAATTCACCTTGCTTAATCCAAGAACGCAAATTCAAGATATCCATTCGATTGTAAAAGACATAGAATTACTTGGGTTAAAGGAACTGGAAAAAAGGAGGATCATTCAATGA
- a CDS encoding histidine phosphatase family protein, producing the protein MTTLGLIRHGSTPWNQEKRAQGNSDIPLDDQGIREAQKLADRLFHESWEIIYSSPLKRAKQTAEVIAERLDIDEIDFDQRIKEVAGGQIEGTTEDERIEKWGDDWRDLDLGIEQQPSVIKRGTSFIKEIIEKHPNQRVLIVSHGSFIGHLVQVLDASFKEDKKLDNTSVTTLNKADEKWICDLYNCTKHLAY; encoded by the coding sequence ATGACGACACTTGGTCTAATAAGACATGGAAGTACACCATGGAACCAAGAAAAAAGGGCGCAGGGGAATTCGGACATTCCATTAGATGATCAGGGTATAAGGGAAGCACAAAAGCTTGCTGATCGATTGTTCCATGAGAGCTGGGAGATCATTTACTCGAGTCCTCTAAAAAGGGCAAAACAAACCGCAGAAGTTATAGCTGAGCGGTTAGACATTGACGAAATTGATTTCGATCAAAGAATTAAGGAAGTTGCTGGTGGTCAAATAGAGGGCACGACGGAAGACGAGAGAATAGAGAAATGGGGAGATGATTGGCGTGATCTTGATCTAGGCATCGAACAACAGCCGAGTGTAATCAAACGAGGTACGTCATTTATCAAGGAAATTATCGAGAAACATCCCAATCAACGGGTGCTTATTGTGAGTCATGGTTCTTTTATTGGTCATCTTGTACAAGTGTTGGATGCAAGCTTTAAAGAAGATAAGAAGTTAGATAATACATCTGTAACTACTTTGAATAAAGCTGACGAAAAGTGGATATGTGATTTATATAACTGTACAAAACATTTAGCTTATTGA
- the murB gene encoding UDP-N-acetylmuramate dehydrogenase, with the protein MFNKQKTHDKLLQLVKAENIKAEEDLRNHLYTKLGGKADFFITPTTYEEIQNVVKFSNEENIPFTLLGNGSNLIIKDGGIRGIVINLTHLKEISSEENTLVAQSGARIIDASLHALEQRLSGLEFACGIPGTVGGALYMNAGAYGGEIKDVLDYAYVVDKQGNIVKRLASELDLDYRTSNIPDKGDIVIEATFNLKPAKYEEIKAVVDDLTHKRESKQPLEYPSCGSVFKRPPGYFAGKLIQDSKLQGTNIGGAEVSTKHAGFIVNKDNATTTDYISLIEHVQKTVKEKFGVELEREVRIIGEDKK; encoded by the coding sequence ATGTTCAATAAACAAAAAACGCACGATAAATTGTTACAGCTTGTGAAAGCAGAAAACATTAAAGCTGAAGAAGATTTAAGAAATCATTTATATACAAAACTGGGCGGGAAAGCCGACTTCTTTATCACCCCTACCACCTATGAAGAAATTCAAAATGTCGTAAAATTCTCAAATGAAGAGAACATTCCATTTACTTTGCTAGGAAATGGGTCGAATTTGATTATAAAAGATGGGGGCATTCGCGGAATTGTTATCAATCTTACCCATCTTAAGGAGATTTCTTCAGAAGAAAATACCCTTGTCGCACAAAGTGGTGCGAGAATCATTGATGCCTCACTTCATGCCTTAGAACAGCGCCTCTCAGGGCTTGAATTCGCTTGCGGGATCCCTGGGACAGTAGGCGGGGCTCTTTACATGAATGCAGGTGCCTATGGTGGTGAAATCAAAGATGTACTCGATTATGCTTATGTTGTCGATAAACAGGGGAATATCGTAAAAAGATTAGCATCTGAGCTGGACCTAGATTACAGAACGAGTAATATTCCAGATAAGGGCGATATTGTTATCGAAGCAACCTTTAACCTTAAACCTGCCAAATATGAAGAAATTAAAGCCGTGGTAGATGATCTCACACATAAAAGAGAGTCCAAGCAGCCGCTTGAATACCCATCATGTGGAAGTGTCTTTAAACGCCCACCGGGATATTTTGCAGGCAAGCTGATTCAAGACAGTAAGCTTCAAGGAACAAATATCGGTGGTGCTGAAGTATCAACGAAACATGCCGGCTTTATCGTGAACAAGGATAATGCAACAACAACGGACTATATTTCTCTGATCGAACATGTCCAAAAGACAGTAAAGGAGAAATTTGGTGTAGAACTTGAAAGAGAAGTAAGAATTATTGGTGAAGACAAAAAATAA
- a CDS encoding DUF2512 family protein — protein sequence MTSLLVKIVTLPIVLILAMYFLESVNYGSIWQPIMVAIVLTAIGIVMEYMLLKDEGSLWKSTILDFITSFIIIWGFSNIFAGAEVTFVGALLTSLVIGISEYLLHKHLISTRKAVKSPA from the coding sequence GTGACAAGTTTGTTAGTTAAAATCGTAACATTACCGATTGTTTTAATATTAGCTATGTACTTTTTGGAGAGTGTGAATTACGGTTCAATATGGCAGCCTATCATGGTAGCGATTGTACTTACAGCTATTGGAATAGTTATGGAATATATGCTCCTTAAAGATGAAGGTTCGTTATGGAAAAGTACCATCCTGGATTTTATAACATCGTTTATAATTATTTGGGGATTTTCGAATATCTTTGCAGGCGCTGAAGTCACTTTTGTAGGGGCTCTTCTTACTTCTTTAGTCATAGGCATTAGTGAATACTTGCTTCATAAACACCTTATAAGCACGAGAAAAGCAGTTAAGTCACCCGCTTAA
- a CDS encoding IucA/IucC family protein, whose translation MTQTTLMAEQATMQSFVNCYLRETGQFKIESSKNLSQLAMNVEKVIVCELPYQNRTLFFPVDYWSLTGRHKLIFPLYLKTGERDELVSLDYITLVSLITKELSLKHRQQEAQDELMLRVILSCQNMKRYIENRREEAEKLVGADFDFIEAEQSLLLGHLLHPTPKSKQGISNKEDNLYSPEMKGEFQLHYFRADKDYIVQGSSLADSAGDQMIEQLNGDPEIDVETLERILEKSENSVVFPVHPLQAKQMLEDDEVLSLMDKKELVYLGPLGSKYSPTSSFRTVFRKDSKYMYKFSLPIKITNSLRINQQKELDRGVEVSNLLKTGVGESLSNAYPSFQVIQDPAYIKLKLPHSNSAYDVVLRNNPFRIEGDQVTLIAGLCQDHAYSQRSRLQVVIEKIARAEGRSLEAVSLDWFKRYLSLTLEPLMWLYKTYGIALEAHQQNSLVKLENGYPVHFYYRDNQGYYFSESKADLLRSHLPRLNEESDTICSDTIAVERFRYYFFINHLFGLINSFGMNGLIKEEYLLDVLRERLAYHNDQTNELLNSLLNDSTLPCKANLLTRFYDLDELVGSLENQSVYTFVDNPLCKEAQEVYGT comes from the coding sequence ATGACTCAGACTACATTAATGGCAGAACAGGCTACTATGCAAAGCTTTGTAAATTGTTATCTACGTGAAACAGGTCAATTTAAAATTGAAAGCAGCAAAAATTTATCTCAGTTAGCGATGAACGTAGAAAAAGTTATTGTCTGTGAGTTGCCCTACCAAAATAGGACACTATTCTTTCCTGTTGATTATTGGTCACTTACGGGGCGTCATAAATTGATCTTTCCGCTTTATTTAAAAACTGGAGAGCGTGATGAACTCGTATCCCTTGATTATATTACGCTCGTTTCTTTGATTACAAAAGAACTTTCACTAAAGCATCGACAGCAGGAAGCACAGGATGAACTAATGCTAAGGGTGATTCTCAGCTGTCAGAACATGAAAAGGTATATTGAAAATCGAAGAGAAGAAGCAGAGAAGCTCGTTGGCGCTGATTTTGATTTTATTGAAGCGGAACAATCGCTATTGTTAGGGCATTTGTTGCATCCGACACCTAAAAGTAAACAAGGGATATCGAATAAAGAGGACAACCTCTATTCGCCAGAAATGAAAGGAGAGTTTCAACTGCACTATTTTAGGGCGGATAAAGATTATATTGTCCAAGGCAGCAGTCTAGCTGATTCTGCAGGTGACCAAATGATAGAGCAGCTGAATGGTGACCCTGAAATAGATGTTGAAACGTTAGAGCGAATTCTTGAGAAAAGTGAGAATTCGGTGGTATTTCCAGTGCATCCACTGCAAGCTAAGCAAATGCTTGAAGATGATGAAGTTTTATCATTGATGGATAAGAAAGAGCTAGTCTATCTAGGTCCATTGGGTTCAAAATACTCACCAACATCATCATTCCGTACCGTGTTTAGGAAAGATTCCAAATATATGTATAAGTTTTCGCTTCCCATAAAAATTACAAATTCGTTGCGAATCAATCAGCAAAAAGAATTAGACAGAGGAGTTGAGGTCTCAAATCTGCTAAAAACAGGAGTTGGAGAGAGCTTATCTAATGCTTACCCGAGTTTTCAAGTAATCCAAGACCCTGCTTATATCAAACTTAAACTTCCTCACTCAAATTCAGCTTATGACGTCGTTTTACGTAACAATCCTTTTCGTATAGAAGGTGACCAAGTAACGTTAATTGCTGGCTTATGCCAGGACCATGCGTATAGTCAACGATCAAGATTGCAAGTAGTCATAGAGAAGATTGCCAGGGCTGAAGGAAGATCATTAGAAGCAGTAAGTCTGGATTGGTTTAAGCGATATTTATCGTTAACCTTGGAGCCGCTCATGTGGCTGTACAAGACCTATGGAATTGCCCTTGAGGCCCATCAACAAAATTCCTTAGTAAAGTTGGAAAACGGCTATCCTGTTCACTTTTATTACCGTGATAATCAGGGATACTACTTCAGCGAGTCGAAAGCGGATCTGCTGAGAAGTCATTTACCAAGATTAAACGAGGAAAGTGATACAATTTGTTCTGATACGATCGCTGTAGAACGGTTTAGGTATTACTTTTTCATTAATCACTTATTTGGTTTAATCAATAGCTTTGGAATGAATGGATTAATAAAAGAGGAGTATTTACTTGATGTTTTAAGAGAACGGCTAGCATACCATAACGACCAAACGAATGAATTATTGAATTCGCTTTTGAATGACTCGACATTGCCTTGTAAAGCCAATCTATTAACACGCTTCTATGACCTGGATGAATTGGTTGGTTCTTTAGAAAACCAATCGGTATATACCTTCGTGGACAACCCTCTTTGCAAGGAGGCACAAGAAGTATATGGAACATAA
- a CDS encoding manganese catalase family protein: MFYHVKELQYEAKVSRPDPEYAKKLQEVLGGQWGEISVMMQYLMQGFNVRANKKYRDLLLDIGTEEIAHVEILSTLIARLLDGTSLECVEAQENAYKSDPAVAAVLGGMNPQHAIVSGLGAMPSDSVGNRWTADYIISSGNLLADFRANLNAESQGRLQVARLYTISDDPLVKDTLSFLLARDNAHQNQWIEAIHELEQEAQDVVVPTTFPRECQLQAASYDFYNTSRGQADADGPWAQGVAPDGRGTFNYVSQPVPYGGKAKLSPAPKDVYDTPPSY, encoded by the coding sequence ATGTTCTATCATGTAAAGGAGTTACAATATGAGGCAAAGGTTTCACGTCCTGATCCCGAGTATGCAAAAAAACTTCAGGAGGTTCTAGGCGGTCAGTGGGGAGAAATATCTGTGATGATGCAGTATCTCATGCAAGGATTTAATGTTAGAGCAAATAAAAAGTATCGTGATTTACTTTTGGACATTGGAACAGAGGAAATCGCTCATGTTGAAATCCTTTCGACCTTAATTGCCCGTTTATTAGATGGTACGTCGCTGGAATGCGTTGAAGCTCAAGAAAATGCGTACAAATCTGATCCTGCAGTTGCAGCTGTTCTGGGTGGAATGAATCCGCAACATGCGATTGTTTCTGGGCTTGGGGCCATGCCTTCTGATAGTGTGGGAAATCGTTGGACGGCAGATTATATTATTTCAAGTGGTAATCTTCTAGCCGATTTCCGTGCTAATTTAAATGCGGAATCACAGGGACGTCTGCAAGTAGCACGTCTTTACACTATTTCAGACGATCCTTTAGTTAAAGATACATTAAGTTTTCTATTAGCTCGTGATAATGCCCATCAAAACCAATGGATTGAAGCCATTCATGAACTTGAACAGGAAGCTCAGGATGTTGTTGTTCCTACAACCTTCCCTCGTGAATGCCAGTTGCAGGCGGCATCTTATGATTTCTACAATACTTCAAGAGGTCAAGCAGATGCTGATGGTCCTTGGGCACAGGGGGTTGCACCTGATGGAAGAGGAACGTTTAACTACGTATCCCAACCTGTCCCTTATGGGGGTAAAGCAAAACTATCTCCAGCACCAAAAGATGTTTATGATACTCCGCCTTCCTACTAG
- a CDS encoding DUF2935 domain-containing protein: MADFEKTAKFEHGFWLQVLGDHARFIHDSLAPQQKQEIDLAEYFIQTFDQLLARVEVDNLMALSEKAQEEGNRLREFKLHLIEQHLVGKITMGLGPTFINHMVNELEEYLRILDYLKKGEVPPVFHELHHHLLWLLDAAGHAGAISDNMDRIEKKIKMKSDDFTKDFEEFYLKAVEMTGFLRTNLSSFPALERFNSDVSLEMKLFTNFLNEIEELELSKEALGTFAALMADHMMREECYYLTKLAESTELQQPNCDPTKPRLKN, encoded by the coding sequence ATGGCGGATTTTGAAAAAACAGCGAAATTCGAACATGGTTTTTGGCTGCAAGTATTGGGTGATCATGCCCGTTTTATCCACGATTCACTCGCTCCACAACAAAAGCAGGAAATTGACCTTGCTGAGTACTTTATTCAGACATTTGATCAGCTGCTCGCAAGGGTTGAGGTTGACAATCTGATGGCATTAAGTGAAAAAGCCCAGGAAGAAGGAAACAGATTACGAGAATTTAAGCTTCATTTAATTGAACAGCATTTAGTTGGAAAAATTACAATGGGATTAGGGCCAACCTTCATCAATCATATGGTCAATGAGTTGGAGGAGTATTTACGAATTCTAGATTATTTGAAAAAGGGAGAAGTTCCACCAGTCTTTCATGAGCTTCATCACCACTTATTATGGCTTCTGGATGCAGCGGGGCATGCTGGAGCGATCTCAGATAATATGGATAGAATTGAAAAGAAAATTAAAATGAAAAGTGATGACTTTACAAAGGATTTTGAAGAGTTCTATTTAAAAGCGGTTGAAATGACAGGTTTTTTAAGAACAAATTTATCCTCTTTTCCAGCTTTGGAGAGGTTCAATAGCGATGTGTCTCTGGAAATGAAGCTGTTTACAAATTTTCTAAATGAAATAGAAGAATTAGAGTTAAGCAAAGAAGCTTTAGGTACATTTGCTGCTTTGATGGCTGATCATATGATGAGAGAAGAGTGCTATTATTTAACTAAGTTGGCAGAGTCGACAGAGCTTCAACAGCCAAATTGTGATCCAACTAAACCACGCTTAAAAAATTGA